In the genome of Jaculus jaculus isolate mJacJac1 chromosome 11, mJacJac1.mat.Y.cur, whole genome shotgun sequence, the window atttttgtacctgGAAATATTCAGAAATGAAATGCTTAATTCTGTAATTAACAGTAATAAAAACaagttctattttaaaaaagacaaatatataggTTCCAAAGGCACATTAGCAAAGGGTGTTCAAAGTGACAAAAGAGACTTGGGTATGGTTGGAGAAGAtaaaaaaggagagggaagaggattgTGTTTTGCAGTCAGTCAAATTTGGAAGGGAATGGCCACAATTAAACACAGTTCACATGGTGACTGACTCCTCAAACGTCATCAAGTGATCAGAAATACTGTGCAGCTCTAGGGGAGAATTTATCCTCTGGTGCATCTCATTCTCTATCCTTTTCTCTCAATAATGTTCAGTTCTTTTACAACCAATTAGGAAGGTATTGATGAAGACTTAGAACCAAACATggacaaaataaatttaatcttACAAAAATAGTCtactttcagggaaaaaaaatccctaaaataTTTGTACTagttttaaaataagaacaaaatgggGACATTTTCAGGACCACTATCATTTACTATTCATACTGTTTGCACAGCATGGTTCTAACTACCCccagaacccccccaaaaaaaccctgcCATTCTATAGTTATATGCTTTTCTCAATTATAATATTGTGATACTATTGCTATAGGATAATAATCCTAAATGCTTCAGGATAAGCATTTCTGCTTGTATTTTATAAAGAAACTTATAATCCTTGCTGGATTCTAATAACATCATGTGAACAAGAAAATGCCACAGTAGAGATTCTTTCTGATTCTTCTAGAACTGGGCTCACACCTCAACCACAATGTCAGTCTGTGTTGTGTAACTTTTCAAAGTAGCATGTAAAGGAAATCTGGGACATACCATCTGCAGAAGTAGTATGTGGAACCAGCAATGATGacaagaaacaaaagaataagaATCACCGTCAAGGCAACATATTCTTTGCTCAAGGGCTGATGGACAGTTAGGAAGAAGTGTTCACAGCGGACTCCAGTGTAACCCACTTCACATCTACAAGAAAAACGCAACAAGAAAGTGACTATTTAAAAGTTGCATCATGGTAATGAGTTAGCTTTGTATGAACTAATTTCCTATCACTATGTAAGATCAGCAAGACTTGCTAAAAGTTATAAAAGTGAGTTTAAAGATTGAAcccaacaggctggagagatggcttagcagttaagcgcttgcctgtgaagcctaaggaccccggtttgaggcttgattcctcaggacccatgttagccagatgcacaagggggcgcacgcgtctggagttcgtctgcagtggctagaggccctggcgcgcccactctctctctatctgtcatcctcaaataaataaataaaaatgaacaaaaaaatttaaaaaaaagattgaaccCAACATTGATTTAACACCAATAAAATGGCCCTACAGAGCTCCCAGACTAAACACTGGTAATATAATGACAGTTTGGTTTGACTGCAAAGGTGCTGGAAATCTAGGACGGTGCTTTATAAGTTTTGTAGAGTGAGATGTGGAAATAATGGCTCATACAGAGATCCAGTGAAAAGATTTACAATGGAGTTGTTGTAGGAACAAGCATGAGTCACATGAAGCCCTCCCCACTCTGTACACTACTGTATTTCACACTGTTAGCTACTGTCTGTCCCCAAAAGGAGACAGAAGTGTAGGGCTCAGTGTTAGCACCGGGTGTTTGTGTTGGGCATATCACCTGCAGTAATTTTCATTCATGTCCACCAGGTAGATGCACTGTCCATGCAAACAGTAGCCATTCATGTCAGAGCTGCACTTCGTGATGGACACTTGAGCCACGCGAGGGTTGTCCTCCATCTGGACTGTGATGAGAAGGGAGAATTGAATGCACTCTGTTGCATCCCAGAACTCTGAGAGCATTGATGATCCCTTTATCATAGTAACCACAGAACATCCTCACAAAACACAGCAGATGCCAATCACTACAGAAGGATTTCCATGGGTTGAGAGTTACTCTGGTTATCTCACTTCTGGGACCCACAAACAAGCACTTAAACTCAAAGTAATATGTCCAGCAGACTAAACCAAAGCACATGTGAGGGCTTAGTTCTCAAAAAGTGGCTTTCACAGATAGAaaatttcaacacacacacacacacacacacacacacacacacacacacacacattttcacccTCCACAGTAGGTAGTATTCCCTTCTCCAAGTCAAAtctgatcatttttttcaatgctCAAAGCCAAATTCATTACTCTCAAATCAATGAATGACAAACTGGATGTCTAgacactgaaaatggactccagatgcctgtaccactttgtgcatctggctttgtgtgggtactagggaatcaaaccagggtactcacactttgcaggcaagttccttaaccactgaaccatttctccagccctctaattaaCGAGAGCTTAAGACTGTCATGGGTTTTTACACCAGTAAGCTTTATTTGGTGTATGTTCCTAGTTGTCAAGGTTGTTATGGAAGAAACGAATCAAATATCCCCAAATCTTTTGCATAGAGACCTTAACATGAACTAGATAAACTCTTAACTAGGAATGCCTATTAGGCAAATACAAGGAATATAGGAGTCCCATTAAAATAGTGtgtcaatatttttattaaaatgtgaaGGGTACTTGTGAATTTGCTCAAAGAAAGCATCTTGGTTGGGGTTCTCTTGCCCACATAGCAGAAAGAGTGGTGGCAGGGGGCAGGCCAACCTCCCAAAAGCTGGATGGTGATAGACAGGAGAGAAAGTGGAAAAGACTGTGTTTCTTCAAACCATCCCTGGACTTCTACCTTTGGGTCACACTGAGTTCAGAGTGCTCTCTCTCCCTTGGCCCATGTCTAGAGCATTCCTGGAAGGGGCAGGAATGAATTGTTATCACTCTATCTGTACACCTCGACATGATGCTTGGTATACATGAAATACTCCATAATTGTTTTCTGAACATTGTGACTGGGAAAGAAGGATCCTATTCATTCCtcttacacacacgcacacacacacacacgcacacacacacacacacacacacacacacattttctagtTTCTCATGGAATACAGACCTTGAATAATAGTTTGGTGTCACAATGTGGTTTTTATTATTCTCTATCTGAAATCTTCACTTGTGATTCCCAAACCCCTCCCATTCCTTTTCATATTCTTTCCAAAACTATTGTTAAGTGGTAGGTTAAAAGTTAGTAGGTTTCCTTCCTTTTACATAGATatatttacatgttttattttaaaaatgtacaagaaCTGTGATGCATTTTTTATCAAACTTGGGCTTACCCAAAGCTGTGCAGTTATCGTTAGATTCTCCTGGGATACATGATGGAATCACCGTTGTGCTGAGAACGGCTTGTAGGAGACCTGTTCAAGGAAAGAAACCCTCATTAGATTTCTATATTTCTGCAGAAGTGAtagagctgttttgtttttaaggactTAACTCATCGAATTCATAAcagaaagcaatttttaaaaagagttatctAATTGAAAATAAGTGAGCCCTTGGCTGTTATCTCTAAGAGCAAAAGCTCTGGTATTACATTCATAGCTACAGATTTGATCAGctcaaaatattttacaataacATTTTCAATGACATTTGATTTTCTGAGCTTATTGCTGATATAGAATTCGTCAcagatttcaaataaaaatttggcCTTatgataacaacaaaacaaaaattcaactccagattcattaattatttatttaagtgccCAAGTTACTCTTACATTATATCACACATGTAAAAAGACTTTAATTGATGAAATGTAATCTATGTAAAATCAGAATCCTGTTGTCCCTCTTTGTTCATGGGGTACTAGATCCAGAATTCCTTTTAGATACCTAAATCTACAGATGCTCACGTCCCTTATATAAAGTGGCACAGGATTGTCACACAACTTAGAGACTACTCCCTGTATACTTCAAACCATCTCTCAATAAATTGTAAAACCTAAATGCTCACGTAGAAACTTATTAGGCCACCTTGCTTAGGTGCTAATGACAGAAAGATTCATCCATGTTCATTACAgatatttgtaaattatttttgaatCCATGGATATAGAGGGCCAGCTGAGAGGCTTACATCACACGAGATGGAACAGGAGATCCACTCCAGACCAGTCTCTGTCAGCAGAGTAAGAGTTTGGAACAACTATCTCTTTCATTACACATCTCCAGTGAAAAGATAAATGTCAGAATGTAGGCACTAGAATAACTCAGGTAGATGCTGCTGAGCTGTGTAGAGAACATGGCAAGAAGTGTCTTTTGAAATGCCCAGTGTACCAGACACTCAACATCTAGCCTCTAGGTTGAACAATATATCCAGGGAGTGTCCTCTACTGGTTTCCAAGATTATAAATCTCTATAATTTGGCATTTTGTGCTCCTACTAGAGATACTGAAGAATCAGATCCTTCAGCTTAACCTCCCCCCATGCTCTGGACTTGCGGTTGCGCATGATTTTTGTCCCCAACGCTCCTGCTCACTGCTTCTCCAGGGGAGGACAGCCCTGGAAGAGACACTGGCAAGTCTCTCTAGGAAAGGACTgaccaggaaagaaaaaaaaaaacatatttgaagCAAGCTAGTTTCTCTATCTAAGGCCATCATTCATTATTTAAGTGTCACACAGGGAAGGGATCAGTCAAGACTAGCCTTTCCTGCTTGAAATTGCTTACAACTACAACTTGTGACTATTGTAGaatacagaacattttttttgaattagtgatttttggtgtttttaaaggtttttagtGATTGTTAGTTTTTCTGTTCTTGGAAACTTTGTTCTGGGTTGTTCGGGGCACAGGTGAAACATCTGTCTTTGTTGATTAAAGACTGTCTAGCCCTGGGTGTGCCTCCACAAAAGCTGGGCTTCCCTTAACCAATGACGTTCCCTTGGACACAGTCCACTGCCCAGCATAGTTTCCGTGAGACTTTCTGAGTTAATCCAAAAGTATTCACAGACGAAATGTTAAATCATTTCAGTGTTTCTCTCATACCAGAGTGTATGATTACAGCTCCCTCACAGGTGactgcagcccatggaacagcAAAAGTGGTTCTAAATTGTCTGTCTCAATACGCAGCAGAGCCCCTTTAGAGCAGAGgtttcaggtgctcccccacAGTGCCTCTACCTCAAGACCTTGAAAATCTGGTTGGCCgggctaaggagatagctcagtggttaaaagtgttgtttgcaaagcctgacagccaggagtTTGatgtctccagtacccacataaaaccagatgcaaaaagtggtgcatgcatatggagttcatgtgcagtgtgaCAGGTGCATCtaaactctgtgtgtgtctctcaccctccctccttctaaataaataaatttacaaaatgtTAACACAGAAAACTAGTAGAGGAGGGAGTATGATAACCCACCTTGTAACTTTAAAGCAAAACTCCCTTTTATTGTGGTTCTGGATATCGAATCCAGAgccttgcatatgctaagcaAACATTTTACACTGAGTTACAATCCCAgcattattcattattttaaggTCATACTGGAAATGAATAATTAATGTCATATCTATAGGGCACCTTTGTCTTAACTGTTTTTTCATGATATTAGTGGTTTTTGCATATGACAATCTATAATGCAGTTGAAAATATTATAGTTGAGTTTTTGATCTGTAATAGATACTTGTTAAGGAAATGATTCACTATGATGATAAATGTTTTGGACCATGTCTATGTAAAAAACAGTGCTGGTGACAAGTTTTGCATTGGTAGCTGAGACCCCAGATGAATTGTGTGTGAGGTGGTGACACAAGTAGGTGATGCATAAACTAAAATGGTAGTGAGAGCTTCTGTTTCACTGCAGAGGAAGTCCCTCCGGAGCTGCTGTGTGGCTACAGTTCTGACAGGTTGGGGACGCGATGCTCACCTGCCTGTCTCTCTATCTTCACCTTTAGCAGGCTGTGTTTCAGTGAAATCTCCCATGTGCCAGCAGGAAGTGGAGCCACTGACTCACAGGATGCAATTCGCCTCTTCCCAGTGAGTCAGGGCCGAGCCTACACCCTTAAGCAATGCTGAGGACCATGCGTGTGCGTGGGAGAGGCTGAGTGCCATCCCCGGAATGGGGATGGCCCTGACTGCCCGTGGACCCGGCAGCGCCACAGGACCTGCTTGCCCGACAGTCAGGCAGGATGCCACCCAGAAAATGCTCTTGTGGCTCTCAGTTTCTTTTGACCTCGCTTCCTTCCTGCTAGTTCCACTGGGGGGCTCCACTGGCAAGAGGCTGGGGTGGGGTGACTCCAGGACCAAGCCAAGACAGAAAATTCAGATGCAAACTGTGTGGATAAAGATATCCCCTCTGGAAAGCAGCCAAGCAAATAACAAAATACCCGAACGATAGGCATGCAGCTTCTTTTGTCAGTTAAATTGCTTAGCATATCTAGACCACCTGGCCCAAACAGGTAGCAAATCCGCTTAGTAGACCAAGTTTGGTATAGTCACGTGTCAG includes:
- the Ereg gene encoding proepiregulin, whose protein sequence is METRTRPAAARVQLVLCLGLLQAVLSTTVIPSCIPGESNDNCTALVQMEDNPRVAQVSITKCSSDMNGYCLHGQCIYLVDMNENYCRCEVGYTGVRCEHFFLTVHQPLSKEYVALTVILILLFLVIIAGSTYYFCRWYKNKKSKELKKEYERVTSGDPALPPV